The DNA window TCTTTGATTTGTCTCATTTTGGACATAAAGCAATATTTGAAGATGTAGAGTATGTTTGGGAAGTATTGAAGAAAATCGAAACTTACATTAAGCAGGTGATTAAACCGCAGATTTCAGGCACAATTATGGATGGTGCGTTTTTAATCGGCGATAATATCCAGATTGGAAAAGGAACAGTAGTCGAACCAGGTGCTTTTATTGCTGAACCTACCATTATTGGCAAAAATACACAGATTAGACAGGGGGCTTATGTCCGCGGGAGTGTTATTGTTGGAGATGAATGTGTCGTTGGTCATACGACCGAAATGAAGAATGCGATTATGTTAAATAAGGCTAAAGCAGGTCATTTTGCCTATATTGGCGATTCTATTTTAGGAAATGAGGTTAATTTAGGGGCAGGAACTAAACTGGCTAACTTTAAATTTGAAAATCTCTCATCCACCGTAGATGTAAGGTGTAACGATAAAATTTATAAAACAGGATTGAGAAAATTCGGTGCTATCTTAGGAGATAAAACCGAAACAGGTTGTAATTCAGTGATGACACCAGGTACTCTTTTGGGACCTAAATCCATTGTCTATCCTAATACTACCGT is part of the bacterium genome and encodes:
- a CDS encoding glucose-1-phosphate thymidylyltransferase; the encoded protein is MLKPEDFFDLSHFGHKAIFEDVEYVWEVLKKIETYIKQVIKPQISGTIMDGAFLIGDNIQIGKGTVVEPGAFIAEPTIIGKNTQIRQGAYVRGSVIVGDECVVGHTTEMKNAIMLNKAKAGHFAYIGDSILGNEVNLGAGTKLANFKFENLSSTVDVRCNDKIYKTGLRKFGAILGDKTETGCNSVMTPGTLLGPKSIVYPNTTVKGYYPAHSIIKLRQNLEVIIQPLISTDK